A window of Rhizobium acidisoli contains these coding sequences:
- a CDS encoding asparaginase: protein MTNPVAVEVTRGLLVESRHRGSVAVVDGDGKLVFSLGDIEAAVFPRSACKAMQALPLIESGAADAYGFGDKELALACASHNGEDEHVALAASMLARAGRNAEALECGAHWSMSQKVLIQQARALAAPTALHNNCSGKHAGFICTCCHQHIDPKGYVGYEHPLQVEIRAAMESLTGAVLGAESCGTDGCSIPTYAVPLKSLAHGFAKMATGTGLEPLRARASRRLIEACMAEPFYVAGTGRACTELMQIAPGRIFVKTGAEGVFCAAIPEKGIAVALKCEDGATRAAEAMVAATLARFFETESEVHAALTAFAATSMRNWNGIHVGDIRVTSALTE from the coding sequence ATGACCAATCCCGTCGCCGTCGAAGTTACCCGTGGCCTGCTCGTTGAAAGCCGCCATCGCGGTTCGGTGGCTGTCGTCGATGGTGACGGCAAGCTCGTTTTCTCGCTCGGCGATATCGAAGCCGCCGTTTTCCCGCGTTCGGCCTGCAAGGCGATGCAGGCGCTGCCGCTGATCGAGAGCGGTGCGGCCGATGCCTATGGCTTCGGCGATAAGGAGCTGGCGCTCGCCTGCGCCTCGCATAATGGCGAGGACGAGCATGTGGCGCTTGCCGCCTCCATGCTCGCGCGGGCCGGCCGCAATGCCGAGGCGCTGGAATGCGGCGCCCATTGGTCGATGAGCCAGAAGGTCCTGATCCAGCAGGCCCGCGCGCTCGCCGCACCGACCGCGTTGCACAACAATTGCTCGGGAAAACATGCCGGCTTCATCTGCACCTGCTGCCATCAGCATATCGATCCGAAGGGCTATGTCGGCTATGAGCACCCACTGCAGGTCGAGATCCGCGCGGCGATGGAAAGCCTGACCGGTGCGGTGCTCGGCGCCGAGAGCTGCGGCACCGACGGCTGCTCGATCCCGACCTATGCCGTGCCGCTCAAAAGCCTTGCCCACGGCTTTGCCAAAATGGCGACCGGAACCGGCTTGGAACCCTTGCGCGCCAGAGCGTCCCGCCGGCTGATCGAGGCCTGCATGGCCGAGCCCTTCTATGTCGCCGGCACCGGCCGCGCCTGCACGGAGCTGATGCAGATCGCCCCTGGCCGTATCTTCGTCAAGACCGGCGCCGAGGGCGTCTTCTGCGCCGCGATCCCGGAAAAGGGCATCGCCGTCGCCCTGAAATGCGAGGATGGCGCCACCCGCGCCGCCGAAGCCATGGTGGCGGCGACACTTGCCCGTTTCTTCGAGACGGAGAGCGAGGTGCATGCCGCCCTGACGGCCTTTGCCGCAACCTCGATGCGCAATTGGAACGGCATCCATGTCGGCGATATCAGGGTCACGTCCGCCTTGACCGAATGA
- a CDS encoding DeoR/GlpR family DNA-binding transcription regulator, with protein MLTTQRKALILDILRRDGQVIAKRVAEDFSLSEDTIRRDLREMAAEGLLKRVHGGAMPLAPDLPDFTARRSVSSEIKARLGAAAAAMVKPGQLIFLDGGTTTAEITRHLPRDMPLTVATHSPTIAAELEHHPTAEVILAGGRLYKHSMVATGAAAAAAISQLRPDLFFLGVTAAHPVHGLSTGDFEEAAIKRHIARCSAETHVLLTEEKFDLVSPCPVLAISEVAGLIVPTEMPAERLKPYRDLNSTIAVA; from the coding sequence ATGCTGACGACGCAACGCAAGGCCCTGATCCTCGACATTCTGCGCCGTGACGGCCAGGTGATCGCCAAGCGTGTCGCCGAGGATTTTTCCCTTTCTGAGGACACGATCCGGCGCGACCTCCGCGAAATGGCGGCGGAGGGGCTGTTGAAACGGGTGCATGGAGGCGCGATGCCGCTGGCGCCCGATCTGCCCGATTTCACCGCGCGGCGCAGCGTTTCGTCGGAGATCAAGGCGCGGCTCGGGGCTGCTGCGGCGGCGATGGTCAAGCCCGGCCAATTGATCTTTCTCGACGGCGGGACGACGACGGCGGAGATCACCAGGCACTTGCCGCGCGACATGCCGCTGACGGTTGCGACCCACAGCCCGACGATCGCTGCCGAACTCGAGCACCACCCAACGGCGGAGGTGATCCTTGCCGGCGGGCGGCTCTACAAACATTCGATGGTGGCGACGGGCGCGGCGGCGGCGGCGGCGATCTCACAGTTACGCCCCGACCTGTTCTTCCTCGGCGTGACGGCCGCCCATCCCGTGCACGGGCTTTCCACCGGCGACTTCGAGGAAGCGGCGATCAAACGCCATATTGCCCGCTGCTCGGCCGAAACGCATGTGCTGCTGACGGAGGAGAAGTTCGACCTCGTCTCGCCCTGCCCGGTGCTTGCAATTTCCGAAGTGGCGGGGCTGATCGTGCCGACGGAAATGCCGGCCGAGCGGCTGAAACCCTATCGCGATCTCAACAGCACGATCGCCGTGGCATAG
- a CDS encoding NUDIX hydrolase yields MLILIAGPYRSGTGDDPEKMAANLKRLEEPSHALFAAGHVPMIGEWVALPIWHAAGGKSVGDALYEEIFHPVAGRLLQLCDGVLRLPGDSKGADNDVRIARERGIPVWHRLEDVPGCG; encoded by the coding sequence ATGCTGATTTTGATTGCCGGGCCTTATCGGTCGGGAACGGGCGACGACCCGGAAAAGATGGCCGCCAACCTGAAGCGGCTGGAGGAACCCTCACACGCACTGTTTGCCGCCGGCCATGTGCCGATGATCGGCGAATGGGTGGCCCTGCCGATCTGGCACGCCGCCGGCGGCAAGTCGGTCGGCGACGCGCTCTACGAAGAAATCTTCCACCCGGTCGCCGGCCGGCTGCTGCAGCTCTGCGACGGCGTGCTGCGGCTCCCGGGCGACTCTAAGGGGGCCGATAACGATGTGCGCATCGCCAGGGAGCGCGGCATCCCGGTCTGGCACCGGCTGGAGGATGTGCCGGGCTGCGGGTGA
- a CDS encoding glutathione S-transferase family protein produces the protein MLTLYYAPGTCALASLIALEESGLAFETRKLSFANGEQRSPDYLKINPKGRVPALVTDRGVLTETPAILGFIAESAPAAKLAPLGDAFDMARLQSFNSYLCSTVHVNHAHRPRGSRWADDQAALEAMKAKVPENMAGCFTLIEETMFKGPWVMGETYSIADPYLFVMTGWLPSDGVDPARFVEVSDHHARMLQRPAVQRALAYDRG, from the coding sequence ATGCTGACATTGTATTACGCGCCGGGAACCTGCGCACTCGCAAGCCTGATTGCCCTGGAGGAATCCGGCCTCGCCTTCGAAACGAGGAAGCTCAGCTTCGCCAATGGCGAACAGCGCTCGCCGGACTATCTGAAGATCAATCCGAAGGGCCGGGTGCCGGCGCTGGTCACCGATCGCGGCGTGTTGACGGAAACGCCGGCGATCCTCGGCTTCATCGCCGAAAGCGCGCCGGCCGCCAAACTGGCGCCGCTCGGCGATGCCTTCGACATGGCGCGGCTGCAGTCCTTCAACAGCTATCTCTGCTCGACCGTGCATGTGAACCATGCCCATCGCCCGCGCGGCTCCCGCTGGGCCGACGATCAGGCCGCACTCGAGGCAATGAAGGCCAAGGTGCCTGAGAATATGGCCGGTTGTTTCACCCTGATCGAAGAGACGATGTTCAAAGGCCCGTGGGTGATGGGCGAGACCTATTCGATCGCCGATCCCTATCTTTTCGTCATGACCGGCTGGCTGCCGTCCGACGGCGTCGATCCCGCCCGTTTCGTAGAGGTGAGCGATCACCACGCCCGCATGCTGCAGCGCCCCGCCGTCCAGCGGGCGCTGGCCTACGATCGCGGCTGA
- a CDS encoding MmcQ/YjbR family DNA-binding protein, with translation MTGDVDAIFERLKRLAAEAGLLDVEESTSYGNPALKVAGKSFVAVKDAETIVISISLDDKDHLLEMAPDIYFQTAHYIGWPHLPVRAAVIGDEELRLRLIGAWLFRAPRKLAARFGCQPRS, from the coding sequence ATGACCGGCGACGTCGATGCAATTTTTGAGCGCCTCAAGAGGCTGGCTGCGGAAGCCGGTTTGCTCGATGTTGAGGAAAGCACCTCTTATGGCAACCCGGCGCTGAAGGTCGCGGGAAAGAGCTTTGTCGCGGTAAAGGACGCCGAGACGATCGTCATCTCGATAAGTCTGGACGACAAGGATCATCTGCTCGAAATGGCGCCCGACATCTATTTTCAGACCGCGCATTATATCGGCTGGCCGCATCTGCCGGTGCGCGCCGCCGTGATCGGCGACGAGGAATTGCGATTGCGGCTCATCGGCGCCTGGCTGTTCCGGGCGCCGAGGAAGCTTGCTGCCCGTTTCGGATGTCAGCCGCGATCGTAG